In Paenibacillus durus, the DNA window CGGAGCCGAACTCCGAAGTCTTGTTTTTACTCCTGCAATGTCAGAAGGATCAGTCCAGCCGCTCCATCTCATGCAGCTTATCAAAAATAATCTGTGTAACTTCAGATACACGGCCCCGGTCATTATAGGTTAACCAGGCCAATTCCCCGATTTCCGAAGCCGGACGCAGTTCTCCTTCGAACTCGGCCGTGTAACATGACATTTTCACCTGAACCCCCCCAGTCTTGCCGTGAGCCTCCGCTTCAAACGTCCCGAAGTAGGCGACGGTTTCGGGATTGATCCGAACCGATAGCTCCTCCTCTATTTCCCGCAGCAGCGTATCTGTATCACTCTCGCCGGACTCTCTTTTTCCACCGGGCAAGTAGTAGATATCCTTCCCTCGGGAACGGGCGCATAACAGTTTGCCCTGATTCATGGATATCCAGGCGATTTTATCGATTACGGTTGTCATCCTATGCGCCTCTCGCTTCATTCTTTATTTTGCATGGCGGAGTCTCGTTTGTTTCTTCCGAAGCCGACTGATGCACACGCCCGCCTCCTAATTTGAATACCAAAATTCCGCCGACAATGACCAGCACCCCGAGCAGCTGTCTGAATGTAAAAGGAACTTTGTTTAAGCCAAGCCAGCCCATCGAATCCCACCATAGGGCGCTTCCGAGCTGTGAGATCAGAACGATGGAGATGGCATACGTAGGACCAAGAAGCCGGATCCCCAGCGTCAGACAGATAACGACCCCCACCCCGATTACGCCGCTGATCCAGTACCAGGGCTTCATATTCTCCAGACTGAACAGCCGGCCCCCTTCAAAGATCAGGCCAAAAGTCAGCGAAGCCGCAAAGCCCATTCCCAGCACCAAAGCCGTTGTGGCCCAGGACCCTGTATGTTCATTGACTTTACTGTTAAACACATTCTGCATACTTACAAGCGAACCTGCGACGAGCGCGAGTAACAGCCCTTGAATCATTACGCGTATACCTCCTATTCATAAATATTTTGATTGGCCAGCGCGCTTAAGCCATCCTTGTCTTTAACCACGATAAACCCTTTGCTGCGCTCAATCAGGCCTTCCGTGCATAATTTTTGAATGATCCGGTTTAGATGCCTGTAGCTGGTTCCAATAAAGTTCGCTACATCAATTAGGCGGAAGCTGTTAAGCTGCCCCGGAATCTCGGAATCGGAATCGTCATAGGAAACCGACAGCAGATAGCTGGCCAGCCGCACCTCCACCGGATGCATCATATTAAAGTTTAAAAAGTTAGACTTCACATAAAACTTCCGGGTGATGACTTTCAGTAAAAAGTTCAGCAGCGGCGGGTAGTCTGATCCATATTTTTCAAGCATGCGATAAGGAACGCCAACCATATAGACCGGCGACACCGCCTCCACCGTATGGATAATCGGGATATGCTGGATATACTCAATTTCCCCGATCACCTCAATCGGCTTCTTGAACGAAATAATCAGGGTTTTGCCCTCCTCGGAGGTGGTATATACTTTAATCTTGCCTTTCACAAGCACGTA includes these proteins:
- a CDS encoding NUDIX hydrolase, producing the protein MTTVIDKIAWISMNQGKLLCARSRGKDIYYLPGGKRESGESDTDTLLREIEEELSVRINPETVAYFGTFEAEAHGKTGGVQVKMSCYTAEFEGELRPASEIGELAWLTYNDRGRVSEVTQIIFDKLHEMERLD
- a CDS encoding DMT family transporter, with product MIQGLLLALVAGSLVSMQNVFNSKVNEHTGSWATTALVLGMGFAASLTFGLIFEGGRLFSLENMKPWYWISGVIGVGVVICLTLGIRLLGPTYAISIVLISQLGSALWWDSMGWLGLNKVPFTFRQLLGVLVIVGGILVFKLGGGRVHQSASEETNETPPCKIKNEARGA
- a CDS encoding Crp/Fnr family transcriptional regulator; translated protein: MKEIQDHEQLHSFLQTYQLETIFNEALMPHLSLYRFDQGELICSQGEPSQVMYVLVKGKIKVYTTSEEGKTLIISFKKPIEVIGEIEYIQHIPIIHTVEAVSPVYMVGVPYRMLEKYGSDYPPLLNFLLKVITRKFYVKSNFLNFNMMHPVEVRLASYLLSVSYDDSDSEIPGQLNSFRLIDVANFIGTSYRHLNRIIQKLCTEGLIERSKGFIVVKDKDGLSALANQNIYE